Below is a genomic region from Candidatus Nitrosocosmicus arcticus.
GAGCTTCCGGTAACTAATGCAACCCTTGGATTTGATGACATCAGGATTCAAAAGAGTCAACCGGCAGATAAACTTTAACACATATGCACAAAAGAAAGTGATTTATGAATATTTCTATCGATAACAAAAGTTGCTCTTTATTAATTTTTATAACTAAATACTTGTTGCCTAGATAGAAAGTAATAAGGGCGACTAATGATAGAACACCTCTCAATGTTGATGTCGATGATGACGGCAGCAATATCTATAGACTTACTAGTATGGAGTAAAAAAGAAGATCAATAATTTCATAACCATCCTAATTACTTTTTGTCTGGGTAATTTACATATTATCTTAGTTTGATTGAATTGTTCGTTATATGAAGAATAGACTGTTCCATTAATCCCAAAAATTCATAACAAACAAAAGATTGTTTTGAATAAACTGCCATATCATTTAGAGATAACCAATCTTATTTCAATTTATTTCATATATCTTCTAGCGGTTCTTTTTCAATCCCTTACATTCCATACAAAGTATTTTATTGGTGAGCTGGAAAATGGTTTTATTGTCGATTGCCTGAACATAATTTAAAATTACTAACCTCAGGAAGCCTATTAGTCACAATTATCATACTATCATCCTCCATTTCCCAAGTAGCCTTGTCTTCACTTTCATTTACAGAACTATATTGGAAAGTAGGGGCGCCTATGCCAATGGAAAGGTCTGAAATTGCTGACGCTTTACTAAATGACAAAATATACATTATTGGTGGATTTGATAATGGTGGTAACACTACTACTACTGTGCAGGTGTAAGACCCTGTCACTGACAAGTGGAGTCAAACGACTTCATTACCTCAACCGCTAGACCACACCGCTGCGGCATCCTATAATGGGAAACTGTATGTGGTTGGAGGAGGTTATCTTAATAGAGATACATTATCAGACAAATTGCACATATTCGATTCCAGTACCAACAATTGGACTGAGGGAGTAAGTCTCCCAAGCGCACGTGGTGCATTAACTGCTAATTTTATCAATGGGACGCTATATGTGGTTGGAGGTGTAGATTCTGAAAAAACATTGATAAGTACTTTAGCATACAATCTATCTACAGACCAATGGACCGAAAAAGCACCTATGCAAACAGCAAGAGAACATCTAACCTCGGCAGTCGTGAATGATAAATTATATGTTACAGGCGGAAGAACCAATGGAATGGCTTCCAACGTTAATGCTAATGAGGTATATGATCCTGTTACTGACAAGTGGACCATCCTGGAACCATTGCCTACGAAAAGAGGTGGCTTATCCTCTACGGCAGCAGTAGTAAACGAATCAATCTATGTCTTTGGAGGAGAACAGCCAACAGGCACCTTTAACAATAATGAAAGGTTCGATGTGAAATCTAATACATGGACATCTGAAAAGAGTATGCCAACAGCGCGTCATGGATTGGCGGCCGTAGCGATTGACAACAAAATTTACGTAATGGGTGGTGGACCACAACCCGGAGGGTCCACAAGTAACCTAAATGAAATATTTATTATTAGTAAATAATAGACTTAACAACAATATCTATCTATTTGTTTTTTCTATGTGGACCCGCTGGGAGGTGTGCTCATCTCGGTCTTTAAAAGTAGTCACCTTAGGGAATGTTTTAATCTATTAATAGAATTTGTTTAAAGAATATAAAGAAAGGAACTGACTGAAATACGCGACAAAAATGACTTGTACCATCCTATCAGGTCATAGTTCACTATTTCTTTAATAAGTTAGATAATCGAGATTCTTCCACCTAATAAACGAATAATGTTTTTTAGATAACAAGTCTTAATCTAGAATGCATCATTTAGGCTTGATGTTTACATCTGGAAGAGTTGAAAAATGCTTTTCTAGATGTAATATTTATCAATCTAAGGCTTAGTAAGAATATCAACAGAATAATTGATTAAAGATAATGAATTTTATTATTAAATACCTAACATGGTAATATTCATCATCAATCTATGCATGGCATAGTCGCGAGGTTTACATTTTTCCTTCTCCATATCTTTCATTTAACTTAATGTGTTTGTTCTTTAATAAAGTAACCTCGTGATTTCTAGCATCAAGATCCCACAAAAGTGATAACGCAGCTTTATTTCGTTTGAATTGCTCGTACTTTATAACTATTAATAATTCCTCTTTAGACCACAATTCTGATTCTATATATGGACTTAATCTCTTTGTCTTCTTTTTCTTTATTTTCATAAATTCCGGAGTAACCCGATCTATTGGTGAAGCATATTCGGGCTCAGAGGTTGAGGTATTTTGCTCAATATATTCATTGTAAAACTATCGGAAGAAATATTTCAAATGATTCAAATAGACATTCCATGTTCTAATCCATTTTCTATCTGGATCCTGTTCAATTGGTTTTATCTTGCTGTCTAGAAATTGAATGACTTCTTGTCTCTTTATGTATTCAAAGGAAAAATTTTGATTTGAAAAATTTGCAAAACTCAAGACAATCTTTAGATTGTTATTGATGTGTTTATCTCCAGCTCCACCAGTTTTCATAAATTGATAAAATTCGCTAATTATACTTGCATTGTTTGAATTAGACAGTTTATCTATATTATTGAGAGTTGTAGCTAGTTTTACTGGTATTGTGATTCATCCTCCTTTGAATAATTAATTATACTCAGTCGCAATATATGAACCCCTGTTAATAATGGACTGGGCGGGACTTGAACCCGCGATCTTTCGATTGCGAATCGAACGTTCGTACCAAGCTGAACCACCAGCCCTCTAATACCTTTTATGGGTTACCAGTGGTTATCTGATTTCCACACCTATTACAGTAAATTGCTGTTTGAGGATTTATATTATTGCATTTAGCGCATGAAAATCCCTGTTTTTGGGTGCTATTACTGTTCTTAAGTTCCCCATGAAGATTGGAAATGAGGTTTAATAGGGTTACAATTTCCTCACTTTGCAAGCCCTCTAGTCTGTCGATCTTATCCTTAATCAATAATTTGATATTATTTTCATCTTTTCTGCGCTGATTTTTCATTTTTGATTCGATAAATTGTGCTCCGAGAGTTGAAATTAATATGCCCAAAATTGCAATACCAATAACCATTATTACTGTAGCAATTATTCTTCCTTCAAACGTAACAGGATATACATCACCATATCCAACCGTAGTAACTGTAACTACCGCCCACCAAACTGCATCTCCAAGGTTTGTTATCTTTGAACCTGGTGCATTATGCTCCACAAAATACATGGTAAATGCACCAGCTGTAACTGTAATCATAGATAGTAAAACAACATATAGAAGCCTATTTCTGATTTCGTCCATTATTATTAAAGTTCTTGATAAAATATGCATAAACCTAAAAATCTGAATAAGCCTTAAGCTTTTCAAACCCGCCCCATAAACAGTGTTAGCTTCTAGCAAGGTTAGAGTGTACAAGGGTATGAAAGAAGGAATTTCATACAAATGAGTTAAAAAATATTTGTATCCTTGTTTTGACTTTTTTATTCTTATGGCAAAGTCAAATGCCAAAATAATAGATACTATGAAATCAAATAAAAATACCGCAAGTAAAACTTGACCAAGAGGATCATAAAAATATTGAAACAATATCAAAAATACTGAAAATCCAGTCAAAGAAATAATAAAAAACTCAAAATTAGTATTTCTTTTCATCTTTTATAATATGGAGTACAAATCCATTTCAGTTTTTAGATACTTTGGTATCAACAATTTATGGTATCAAATTTTATATATTTTTGACATCTGTTTATCCAAAAAAAATTCTGAATT
It encodes:
- a CDS encoding ion channel, whose translation is MKRNTNFEFFIISLTGFSVFLILFQYFYDPLGQVLLAVFLFDFIVSIILAFDFAIRIKKSKQGYKYFLTHLYEIPSFIPLYTLTLLEANTVYGAGLKSLRLIQIFRFMHILSRTLIIMDEIRNRLLYVVLLSMITVTAGAFTMYFVEHNAPGSKITNLGDAVWWAVVTVTTVGYGDVYPVTFEGRIIATVIMVIGIAILGILISTLGAQFIESKMKNQRRKDENNIKLLIKDKIDRLEGLQSEEIVTLLNLISNLHGELKNSNSTQKQGFSCAKCNNINPQTAIYCNRCGNQITTGNP